AGGCCCGGTATTTCAGGGCTGCGGGCCGTCATAACCTTCGATAATTACTAGATCGCCTTCGGAATGCGGCGAACGGACTTTCACCAGATGGGTGTATTCCGGCGAATTGTAGCAGGCGAGCGCGGTTTCGTAGTCCTTGAATTCGAGCACCACATTGCGCGAACGTGCCGTGCCTTCCCTGACTTCATGCGGGCCGCCGCGCACCAGGAATTTGGCGCCGAATTTGTGAAACACCGCGCCGTTCTGCGCGATGTATTCCTTGTACCCGTCCATGTTGTGAACATCGATACGCGCGATCCAGTAGCCCTTTGCCATTTCCCGTTCTCCTTTTTCAACTCAGGCCAACGCCTGCGCGATTTCGGCCTGGATGGCCTCCGCCGCAGCCCGGGGATCGGCGGCGGCCGAGATCGGGCGGCCCACCACCAGATAATCCGCGCCGGCCGCGATTGCGCGCGCCGGGGTCATGATCCGCTTCTGGTCGCCGACATCGGCGCCCGCGGGCCGGATCCCCGGCGTCACCAGATGCATCTGGTGGCCGACGATCTTGCGCACGCCAGCCGCTTCCTCGGGCGAGCAGACCAATCCGTCGATGCCGAGCACCTGCGCCTGCTGCGCGCGCGCCTCGACCAGGTCGGCGACATTGAGCCGGTAGCCGGCGGCGTGGAGATCGCCGTCGTCGTAGGAGGTCAGCACGGTGACCGCGAGAATCTTCAGGCTCGATCCCGCACGCCCTTCGACCGCGGCCTTCATGGTCTGCGGATAGGCGTGCACGGTGAGGAACGTCGCGCCAAGTTTCGCCACGCTCTCGACGCCGCGGGCGACGGTATTGCCGATGTCGTGCAGCTTGAGATCGACGAACACCTTCTTGCCGGCGTCCGTCAGCCGGCCGACCAGCGGCAATCCGCCGGCGTAAGCGAGCTGGTAGCCGATCTTGTAGAAGGTCACGCTGTCGCCGAGCCGTGCCACCATCGCTTCTGCCTCGGCAACACCGGGCAGATCGAGCGGCACAATCAGGCGGTCGCGGGGAGCGATCTTGGCTGGCTGCATGTCACCTCACATCATGCGTTGGGAAATGTCGATCAACTGCCGCGCCAGCGCTTTCAGCGCCTCGCTGTCGGCAGCGTGCTTCAGGTGGTCCATCTCGTCATAGGCCTGGTCCGCAAACGACAGCGCGAGCTGGTTCGGGACAACTGTCGCGTGGCAGGCCGTCAGGATCAGCCGCAGCGCCGCCAGCGCGCGGCTGCCGCCGAGCCGCCCGCCCGAGGCGGACGCGATCGCAAACACGCGGCCCTTGAAGACGTCGCCGCGACTCTCATGCGCGTCCTGCACCCGGCTGACCCAGTCGATGGTATTCTTGACCAGCGCCGGCACCGAGGAATTATATTCCGGCGTCACGATCAGCACGCCGTGATGCGCGCCGATCATCCGCTTCAGATTGACGGCGTGCTTCGGGACCCCGGACTTCGCCTGCAGGTCGCCGTCATAGATCGGCAGCGGAAAATCCGACAGCGAGATCCGGGTCACCTCGGCGCCCATCTGCGCGAGTTCATGGGCAGCCACAGCGGCCAGCTTCGCATTGAGCGAGCCGGATCGCAGCGATCCCGGGATCACGAGGATTTTCAGTGCGGACATTTTCAGAAATCGTACTCGGGGGCAGATCCTGCCACGCGAATACGCGGCAGCTTAACGCTTGCGATACACCCAGACGCGGGCGGGCGGAAGGTTCATCCAGATCCGCTCGGAAGCTTCTGTGGACACGCCAGGCAGCGATTTCGGAATCGGCGGCGCGACCGAATAGGTGAACTGCACGAACGGCGCGCCCGGCGCCAGCGCCGCAAAGGCGTCGCGGATCAGCTTCAGGCGCATCAGCATCGGTTTGGTGACCAGCGGCAGGCCGGAGACCACCGCGGAGGCCGGCGCATCCAGCGCGCCACTGAGCGAGGCGCGCAGCGCATAGGCATCGCCCTGCACCACCTTGGCCTGCGGATAGCGATCGCGCAGCAATGCGCAGAAGCCCGGATTGTATTCGACCAGCACCAGCCGCTTTTGATCGACGCCATGTTCGATCAGCGCATTGGTGATCGCACCGGTACCGGGTCCGAGTTCGACGACCGGTCCGGTGGAGTTGACATCGACATATTGCGCCATGGTCCGGGCCAGCACCCGGCTCGACGGCATCACCGCGCCCATGTGAAGCGGCTTCTCGATCCATGAACGGAGGAAGCGAACCTCGTCGTCGAGACGGAGAGGCTTCTTCAACTTCAACGCACGCACGGACGATTGCAAAGGCATGTCGCTACCAGGCGGGGCCCGCAACAGCGCGGGGGAATGTCAGAAAACAGTCATAAACACGTATAGGGCGAAGCCGATATGGTCAAGCCAGACGGTAACGCGTCGGATCGGGCAAACTGTCCGCGTTTCCTGAATAAAGCCCTGTGCCGCCGAGATTATTCGGCGCGATCGGGCGCCGTATCGTAACCATCAGTGACGCCGGCGCGAAAGCTTACGTGCCGGCGCGGGTGCCGAAGAAGTCCTTGACCTTGGTGAAGAAGCCTGCGGCTTCCGGCTGGGTTGCGCCCGACGACAGTTTTTCGAACTCGGACAGCAATTCCTGCTGCTTCTTGGTCAGATTCTGCGGCGTTTCGACCATGACCTGGACGTACATGTCACCGGTCTGGCGCGACCGCAGCACCGGCATGCCCTTCGAGGCGATGCGGAAACGGCGGCCGGACTGCGTCCCCGGCGGTACTTTGACCTTGGTCTTGCCCTTCTCGATGGTCGGGACCTCGAATTCGCCGCCAAGTGCTGCCGCCACCATCGAGATCGGAACCCGGCAATGCAGGTCGGCGCCGTCGCGCTGGAAGAATTCATGGGTCGACAGCGACAGGAAAATGTAGAGGTCGCCGGGCGGCCCGCCGCGGACGCCGGCCTCGCCTTCGCCGGCCAGCCGAATGCGGGTGCCGTCCTCGACGCCCTGCGGGATGTTGACCGACAGCGTGCGGTCGCGCGTCACCCGGCCCGAACCCGAACAGCCCGGGCAGGCATCCTCGATCATCTGGCCGCGGCCCTGGCACGTC
The Bradyrhizobium sp. KBS0727 genome window above contains:
- a CDS encoding DUF1330 domain-containing protein, which gives rise to MAKGYWIARIDVHNMDGYKEYIAQNGAVFHKFGAKFLVRGGPHEVREGTARSRNVVLEFKDYETALACYNSPEYTHLVKVRSPHSEGDLVIIEGYDGPQP
- the pyrF gene encoding orotidine-5'-phosphate decarboxylase, whose protein sequence is MQPAKIAPRDRLIVPLDLPGVAEAEAMVARLGDSVTFYKIGYQLAYAGGLPLVGRLTDAGKKVFVDLKLHDIGNTVARGVESVAKLGATFLTVHAYPQTMKAAVEGRAGSSLKILAVTVLTSYDDGDLHAAGYRLNVADLVEARAQQAQVLGIDGLVCSPEEAAGVRKIVGHQMHLVTPGIRPAGADVGDQKRIMTPARAIAAGADYLVVGRPISAAADPRAAAEAIQAEIAQALA
- a CDS encoding NADPH-dependent FMN reductase encodes the protein MSALKILVIPGSLRSGSLNAKLAAVAAHELAQMGAEVTRISLSDFPLPIYDGDLQAKSGVPKHAVNLKRMIGAHHGVLIVTPEYNSSVPALVKNTIDWVSRVQDAHESRGDVFKGRVFAIASASGGRLGGSRALAALRLILTACHATVVPNQLALSFADQAYDEMDHLKHAADSEALKALARQLIDISQRMM
- a CDS encoding class I SAM-dependent methyltransferase encodes the protein MPLQSSVRALKLKKPLRLDDEVRFLRSWIEKPLHMGAVMPSSRVLARTMAQYVDVNSTGPVVELGPGTGAITNALIEHGVDQKRLVLVEYNPGFCALLRDRYPQAKVVQGDAYALRASLSGALDAPASAVVSGLPLVTKPMLMRLKLIRDAFAALAPGAPFVQFTYSVAPPIPKSLPGVSTEASERIWMNLPPARVWVYRKR
- the dnaJ gene encoding molecular chaperone DnaJ, which produces MSTTKRCYYETLEVERTADESKLKAAFRKLAMKWHPDKNPGDASSEVKFKEINEAYEVLKDGDKRAAYDRYGHAAFEQGMGGGGPGFGAGFASSFSDIFEDLFGMAGQRGGRGGGRERGADLRYNMEITLEEAFQGKTAQIEIPVSVTCEPCSGTGAKAGTKPKTCSTCGGQGRVRQAQGFFTLERTCPTCQGRGQMIEDACPGCSGSGRVTRDRTLSVNIPQGVEDGTRIRLAGEGEAGVRGGPPGDLYIFLSLSTHEFFQRDGADLHCRVPISMVAAALGGEFEVPTIEKGKTKVKVPPGTQSGRRFRIASKGMPVLRSRQTGDMYVQVMVETPQNLTKKQQELLSEFEKLSSGATQPEAAGFFTKVKDFFGTRAGT